The DNA sequence CCAGCCTCGTTGGTTTTGTTGTGCACCAACACGATACGTTTGAGCCCGAGCGTGCGATGCTCGCGCTCGCGGATCGCCTGCCCTCCTACATGCTTCCTGCTCGCCTCGTCGTGTTGTCTCAACTGCCCGTTACGGTGAACGGCAAACTGGATGCCGATGTTATTGACCGGCTGGCCGCTGATGCACTGGCAGGCGCCGCGGGGGACGGTGAATCGGCTCCGCCGACAACCGTCACTGAGCACACGCTGAGCGAGTGCTTCGCCGAGCTATTTGACGGCACGCCACCGGGTATCGACGCCGACTTCTTCTCGCTCGGCGTGGACAGCATCGTGGCGATTTCACTGGTCAACAAGGCTCGCAAGCGTGAGGTGCCGATTACCCCACGCATGGTGCTCGCTGCCCCCACGATCCGCCAGCTGGCCGCTCTTGTTGATTCCCGCGGGCGCCTGGAATCGATTGCGGGGAAGGCCGATTATGGGCCTGTACCACCGCTGCCAATTGTTTCATGGCTACATGAGAGCGGGGAGTACCGCCGGTTTGCCCTATCGGTGTTGGTGCGTCTTCCGGACGGCATCGACCGAGAGTCAATAGCACAGGTTTTGCAGCCGATACTGGACGGGCACGACATGCTGCGGTCGCTATTGGTTGACACCCCGGAGGGCCCACGTATCGTGACGCGCGAGCCCGGGGTAGTGCGCGCCGACAGCGTTATCACGCGTGTGGAGCTGCCTGCGGACGAGCAGGCCGTGACTCTCGCGGTGACGGCGGCTGCACGCGCTGCGCTCGACGACTTGGACCCCTACTCGGGCTCCATGTTCCGGGCGGTGTGGCTTGTCACTCCGGGCATGGATGATGCGCTACTGCTATGCGCTCACCACCTTGCCGTTGATGTCGTTTCCTGGCATATCCTGCTTGCCAATCTTGCCGACGCGTGGCGTACTGCCCAAGCGGGCGGAGTTCCAAAGGCTCCGGTGGAATTCACGTCGTACCGCCATTGGAGCCAGTTGATGGCCGAGCGCGCGGCTGGCGATGAGGTTCAGGAGCAATATGGTTACTGGGCAGCGCAAGTCGCGGGTACGGACCCTGCTTTGGGCTCGCGGCATCCGGATCGCGACTGCGACACCTGGGCGACCTTGCGAAACATGATGGTGACCACGCCCGTGGATATCACCGCGCGCCTGCTTGCCGCGATGGGGAAGAACGACGGTGTGTACGGATTCCTGATTGCCGCGCTGGCCGTGACCGTGGCGAGCTGGAGAATTGAGCGTGGCCAGGACGCCGGTGCGGGCACGTTGATCGCTGTCGAAAGACACGGCCGAATGGACGATGAGTTGGAAGCTGACACCACGGGCACGGTTGGTTGGTTCACCTCAATGTTCCCCGCTCGCGTTGGCGCCGGGAGCCTGGGGGTCGGCGTCGGCGAGGCGGAACGCGACTATGACGCGGCGCGGGCCGTGCTGGCTAGCGTTGCGCAGCACCTCGCGGAGATTCCCAACCAGGGAATGGATTACGGCCTGTTGCGCTATGCAGATGGGCGTGGTGTTCTCAGTGACGCGCCTGACCCTCAGATTCAGTTCAACTATTTGGGGCGTATGGACAGGAGCGGCATCACCGACGAAGCGTGGTCCCTGGTGACTGACGTGCGGCATCTCGCGTTGCCCGCCGATTCCGAACCGAACCTCGCATTGCGATTTGCGACCAATATCTCTGTTGCGGTGATGTCGACGCCGGAGGGTCCGCAGTTACTTGCAAATTGGCAGTGGAGCTCGGCACTTTTCACGCAGAACGACGCTGATCGGCTAGCGGAGCTATGGCAACGCAGCGTCGCTGCGCTCGCGGTCGCGGCTGAGCTATAGCAAGGACGACAACATGGATATCAGCAGGGATGAGATCAGGTCGACGATTGCCGAGCTCGTCGGGCTTATGCCCGCGGAGATCTCGGATGCAGATGACCTCATTATGTTGGGGCTCGACTCGATCCGGATGATGACGCTGGCAGGCGGCTGGCGTAAGCGCGGTAGTGGTATCACCTTCGCGCAGCTAGCTGCATCCCCCTCGGTCGCATCGTGGCATGAGTTGCTCGATGGTGGAGAAACAGGGCCCACCGTCGAGGCCGTCCAGCCTGGACTGGCCGTGTCTGACGTGGAAGAAGCCCCTTTCCCATTGGCCACGATGCAGCACGCGTACTGGATCGGCCGTTCGGAGGATCAGGAGCTCGGTGGCGTCGCGGCGCACCTGTACGTCGAGTTCGATGGTGGAGCAATCGATGCCGAGCGGCTACGGCTGGCGGTCGACCGGCTTGTGGCGGCACACCCCATGCTGCGCACCAGGTTTCTGCCCGACGGCACCCAACAGACCTTGTCCATCCCGGGGCGCGATGTGTTCAGTGTGGTGGACCTGCGTGGACATGCGGGTGCGGAGGTTGAGGCGGCACTGACCGAGCTCCGTGAGCGCAAGACGCATCAGCGCCTGGCGATCGAGGACGGTCAGGTGCTCGACGTCACGCTGACCTTGCGCGACGAGACGAGTAGCCGGCTGCATCTGGACGTGGACATGCTGGCCGGGGATGCGATGAGCTACCGGGTGCTGGTGTCCGATCTGGCTGATCTGTATCACGGTGCCGCACAACCGGAATTGGGATACACCTACCGGCGGTATCGCACCGAGGAGCGCGGCGATGAGCCGGCGCGTGAACGTGATCGTCAATGGTGGAGCGAGCGGTTGGAGGACCTGCCGGGTGCGCCGGAGCTGCCCACCGTGCCGGTGAGTGAACGAACCGAACCACATCGCACCGTCCGATACGACTACTGGCTTGAACCGCGGGCCAAGCAGCAGCTGCTGGCTGCCGCACATCAGCGCGGAATCACCCCCGCGATGGCGATGGCCGCGGTCTTCGCCGAAACCATCGGCGGGTGGTCCGCGCAAAGTCGCTTCCTGCTGAATGTCCCTTTGTTCCATCGTGAATCGGTGCACCCTGATATCGACCGGGTGATCGGTGATTTCACCTCCTCGATCATGCTCGACGTCGATCTGACCGACCAGATGTCGGTGGCCGACCGGGCCCGCGCCCTGCAACGCAGCATGTACGAGAGCGGGGCGCATTCGGCGTATCCGGGGCTCAATGTGCTCCGTGACCTAGGCAGGCACCGCGGTGAGCCGGTATTGGCGCCGGTTGTGTACACCAGCGCGCTGAATCTGGGGGAGCTGTTCGCTACGTCGGTGATCGAGACCTTTGGCGAACCGGTCTGGATCATTTCCCAAGGGCCGCAGGTGCTGTTGGATGCGCAGGTCACTGAGGTACGAGGCGGCCTGCTGCTCAACTGGGACGTGCGTGAATCGGCTTTCCCGGACGGCATGGTCGACACCATGTTCGCGCGCTACACCGATGCGGTGGCCGCGCTCTGCGCCGGTGACGACGGCTGGAATGCCGATGCCGCCGTGCGGCTTCCGGCCTCGCAGGCCGAGGTCAGACGAACCGTCAATGCGACCGGCGGCCCGGTCACCGGCCGGCGCCTGCATGAAGGCTTCTTCGATTTCGCGAAGACGCACCCCGGCGCATCCGCGGTGGTGTGGGGCTTCGGTGACGAGGACGGGGTATGGACTTACGGCGACCTGGCCGCACAGGCCTTGGCCGTGGCCGGTGCGCTGCGCGCAGGTGGCGTTCAGCCCGGCGATGCGGTCGCGGTGCAGCTGCCCAAGGGGCGCGATCAGATTCTGGCCGTGCTCGGTGTGCTCGCGGCGGGCGCCGTGTACGTACCCATCGGGTTCGATCAGCCGGCACAGCGCCGTGCCGCGATTCTTGAAACCGGCGGAATTACACTGGCTTTGACGGCACCGACCGCAGCTGGTTCCGATATGCCCATCGACCAGCTGCCAGTCGACGCGGCCCGCCAGTACCAGGAACCTCTTGAGGCCCCGGTGCTGCCCGACGCTTCACAGATCGCCTACGTTCTTTTCACATCCGGGTCTACCGGTACGCCGAAGGGCGTTGACGTCTCACACGCGGCCGCGATGAACACCATCGACGCGTTGAACGATGAGTTCGGGGTCGTCTCCTCCGACCGTGCGCTCGGGTTGTCGGCGCTCGAGTTCGACCTGTCGGTGTACGACATCTTTGGCATGTTCTCGGTGGGTGCCGCGGTCGTTGCCGTCGATGCCGCCCAGCGTGCCGAGGCGACCACCTGGGTGGAGTTACTACGGCGCCATCGAGTTTCGATAATCAATTGCGTGCCCGGCCTGCTGGACATGATCTTGGAGATCGGCGGCAGCGAGCTAGGCGATTCGTTGCGTGCGGTCATCCTCGGTGGTGACTGGGTGAGTGCGGACCTGGCGCGCAGGCTCGCGGCTCAGGTCCGAGGCTGCCGCTTCACCGGCCTCGGTGGGGCGACCGAGGCTGCTATCCACAGCACGATTTGCGAGGTGGTGGGCGACCCGCCCGAGCGCTGGGCGACGGTTCCTTTCGGCGTGCCACTGCGCAATGTGCGGTGCCGGGTCGTCTCGCAGGCCGGTCGCGACTGCCTCGACTGGGTGCCGGGTGAGCTATGGATTGGTGGCGACAGTGTCGCGGCCGGATACCGCAACGACCCCGAGCGCACCGCGCAGCGATTCGTCGAGTACGACGGGTTGCGCTGGTATCGAACGGGCGATATGGCGCGATACTGGCCCGACGGAACCGTTGAATTCCTGGGCCGCGCCGACCATCAGGTGAAAATCCGGGGCTACCGGGTGGAACTGGGCGAGGTCGAAAGCGCGCTGCGTCTCGTGCCGGGTGTGCGTCACGCGGTCGCCGCCATTGTCGGCGGTGATGCACCGAATCTTGTTGCCGCGGTCGTGAGTACCCCAGATGGTTCTGTTGATTACGCGGCACTGCTCGGTGACCTGCTCCCGGGCTACATGATCCCAACCCGGATTGAACTTCTTGAGCACATGCCGTTGACGTCTAACGGGAAAATGGATCGACGTGCGGTGACGGCGCTACTGGAGCAGGCGAGCACCATGAGCGCCGGCTCGGGGCCGCGACACGATCTCGATGCGGCCCTGGTCGACCTGGCGGCAGGAGTCCTGGGTGTGGAATCCATTGGTGTGCACGATGATTTCTTCGCCCAGGGTGGAGACTCGGTGCTGGCGACGGCGGTCATCGCGCGCGTGCGCGATTGGCTGTCGGTCGATCACGCTCTCGTCGGGGACTTCTTCGCCACTCGCACCATAGCCGGGCTCGCCGATCGGTTGTTGAAACGAGAGGCCGAAAACGGAACTCCAGACCGGCTGGCCGTGGTCGCGGGGCACTACCTGGAAATCGCGGCGATGACCGATGAGGAGATCCTGGCCGGCACCACCTGACCGGTCAGGAAGACGCGGGCGTACCCAGCACCATGCTGCCCACGCTGCACTCCTGTAGCTCCGGGACGGCCGCGGCCGCGGTGAAGGCTGCGGTATCGCCGAATCCCTGGGCGCATGCGCCCAGCCCCATGGCAGTGGCGGCCAGGTAGATGGTCTGCATGAGTACGCCGACGTGCTTGAGGATGGCCGAGTAGGCGACCTGCTCGTAGGTCCACATCACCCGCCCGGCGCGTGCGCCCATCACCAGCAGCACCTGTGGTTCGGCGCCCCCCTCCAGCGTCGCGGAGGTCGATTTCAGCAGCTGCTTGACCGCGGTGGAGTCGGCGTCGGCCACCGGCCGTAGAACATGCTCAAAGGAGTCGTAGTGGTACATGCCCGGTGCGAGTCCGGCGACGTTGCGCGCCACCGGATACAGCTCCAGCTCGTACACGCTGCCACCCGAGGGATACGGACGGGACAGGAGTTCTTCGCCTTCGCTTTCCGAGCGGACGCCACGGGTACGAGCCGTGCGATACAGGAGCTCGGAAAGCTGTTCGATGGTGATGGGGTTGGCGTCATCGAAGGCGCGCACCGAGACCCGGTCCTCGATCACCGTGGTGAGGGTCGGATCCCCGGCGCGTAGGGCCGCCAGATCCGGGGCCGGTAGCGCGACCGGGCTTCCCGGATAGTCGGGTTTTCGTGCAGCCGGCTGCGGGAACTTGCCCTTCGCCCATTTCGTGGGACCGAAGTGGTCCCAGGTGATGGTGCGTTCCCCCAGGGTGCTGCGTCGGTGGAACCACAGGTCCGATGCGCTCCAGCTGACGGAGGGGAACTCGTGGTTTTCCTCGTCGCTGTTGGAGACGACGAATCCGCCCCAGCGCAGATCGGCCTGGAATCGCGCGATGAGATCCTCACCCAGGTCGGCGCCGGCGCGTCCGGGGCCGCCGAGCAGGGGGAGCAGACGGAGATCGTGGATGCGGATATCGCACCAGCTCAGCGGATTTTCCAGCACGTATCCACGTGAATCGCGATGCAGTACGGAGAATTTGGACAGATGGACGCCCGATGATGCGGCATCCGTGGGTTGAGGGGCGGGGACACCGAAGCACTCGACGGCATAGAGGTCGTGTTTGTCGTCTCGGACCTTCAGCGACAGCCATCCGCCTTCGAGTAGCCGCGCGATGAGTGCCTCGATGGCGTCGCTATCGGCATCGGTTATCAGTTCCGCGAACGTCGAGGGGCCGCTGTTGAGAGTCTTCAGTACGCGCCGCTGCTGCTGTGAGAGCCCGGTGAGTTTCTCGTTGCGCGGTGGGTTCAGGAGTATCGCGCCCGCGGCTGTGACGAGGCACGTTGCGCCGTCGCGTAGGGCGAACCGGGTTCCGGCGGGGTAGGTGAGAGCGGACAACGGAAGCCTTCCGGAACGTATGCCGACGCCGAATGCGTGTGCGTTTCATCCACGATCATAAGGAACCCCGGTAAGGTATCCCTAACTTGGGCTCTCTTTGCTGGGTGGTGGATTGCTGCCAGCCGTGTGGATGCACGAGCTACCTGCTCCGCAGTTCACTGTGCGACCTGACTGACGAGCATGCGCGGCCACCCGGCCGATGGTGCTGGATGAGGCCGAAAGTGCTCAGTACGCTGAGCATCCGGCGAATGTCCGAACGATGAGGAGTGCTCGATGAATTTCGGCGATTTCCAGCTCCAGTTCTATGCGGCGGGTGCGCTCGGCAAGGTGTCGACACTTCCCTTCACCTTTGCCGAACTGGAGAGTCGCGCGGAGCAGACGCTGGGCGAGGGAATCTTCGGCTACGTGCGTGGTGGCGCCGGTGATGAGCACACCCAGGATGCGAATGCCGCCGCACTGCGCCGCTACGGGCTCGTGCCCCGGATGTTGCGAGACCGTACGACTCGGGACATGTCTACGTCATTTCTGGGGCGCGAGCTCGCCAGTCCGGTGTTCATCTGCCCAGTTGGAGTGCTGGGTGCGGTCCGTGACCGTGGTGATCTGCTCACCGCCGCCGCCGCCCGTGAACTCGATGTGCCCGCCATGTACTCGACGCTCTCTTCGGCCACTCTCGAGGAGGTCGCCGCGGAGCGCGGCGATTCCTACGGGATTTTCCAGCTGTACCCGTCATCAGATGCCGAGCTGACCGACAGCTTTATCCGGCGTGCCGAGGCGGCGGGGTACGACGCGCTCGCGGTGACCCTGGACACCGGCACATTGGGATGGCGCCCCCGTGATCTCGCACACGGTTACCTGCCGATGCTGCACGGACACTGCCTGGCGAACTACACCTCAGATCCCCGCTTCCTGGAAATCGCGGGGGTGCGTTCCGCCGGGGAACTGGCCCCGATGCACGCCGGTCTGGTGTGGGCGTCGCTGTTCAGCCATCCGGGTCTCACCTGGGCGGACATCGACCGCTATCGCGAGCTGACCAAACTCCCGATCATTCTCAAGGGCATCTGCGACGTCGATGACGTTCGGCAGGCGGTGGATCGTGGCATCGATGCCATTGCCTATTCCAATCACGGTGGACGGCAAGCGAATGGCGGAATTCCCGCCATCGATGGTCTGGCCGCGGCAGTCCAGGCGGCCGGCTCGGTTCCAGTGACTTTCGACTCCGGGGTCCGTGACGGTATCGACGTTTTGCGCGCTGTCGCCCTGGGCGCCAGCCTGGTGGGGATCGCCCGGCCGTACGTGTACGGGCTGGCGCTGGACGGAACCAACGGCGTCAAACACGTCATCCAGTCACTGCTGGCCGAAGCCGACCTGACCATGGCCGTGAACTGCTATCTTTCGCTCGACGAGTTGGCGGTGCAGCGGCTTTCCTGATGCACGGCAACGGGATTTACCCCCCGAATCGGGGTCCGCGCCGTCGTAGGTAGCGCTCGAATTCGGCGGCCAAGGCGTCGCCGTCGATCTTGCTGAGAATCTCGGTGGTGTCCACCTCGGCGTCGCCGCGCTCCTCAAGCGACTGCACGTACTCGGCGATCTCCTCGTCCTCGGTGGTCATCTCGGAGACCGCCTGCTCCCACTCCTCGGCCTGCTCCGGCAGATCTCCGAGCGGTACCTCGACGTCGAGCACATCCTCGACGCGCTGCAGCAGGGCGACCGTCGCCTTCGGATTGGGGGGTTGGGATACGTAGTGCGGTACCGCGGCCCAGAACGCGACGGCGGGTATCCCGGCGTTCACGCAGGCGTCCTGGAATACCCCGGCGATACCGGTAGGACCCTCGTATCGGGTCTCCTCCAGTCCGAAGAACTTGGCTGCGTCGGGGGAGTAGGCGGTGCCGCTCACGGGCACCGGCCGGGTGTGTGGAGTATCGGCCAGCAGGGCGCCCAGGATCACCACGGTCGACACGTTGAGGCGGTCCGCGATGGCCAGCAAGCGGTTGCAGAAGGTGCGCCAGCGCATATTCGGCTCGGCGCCGTGCATCAGCACCACATCGCGCTGCGAGCCGGGAGGTGAGCAATAGGAGATGTGCATCCCGGGCCACTCCAGCTCGCGGGTGACGCCCTCGACCAGCCGCACGATGGGACGATTGACCTGGTAGTCGTAGTAGTCCTCATCGTCGATGGTCATCAACGGAGTGGCCTGCCAGGTGGTGTCCAGGTGCTCCAACGCCGCGCTGGCCGCATCGCCGGCGTCATTCCAGCCCTCGAAAGCGGCAACCACCACCGGGTCGCGCAGCACGGGTAGGCCGTTCTGGGCGGTATCCGACAGGGTCACGGTGCCAGCGTAAGCCCTGCGTGACGGGGACGAGTTGCGGCTGGCGGAGAATGGATTAGATAGCCGGATCACATTGTTGATATGACCGCCCCTGAGAGAAACCTGCACGACATATTGGGCGTTCGCACGACTGTTGAGCGACGACGTAGACTCCATCTGGTCGAGAGGCGTTGCAACGGTTCCGGATCACAGCCCGTGACCGCCACGCTCGGCAGAGTTAAGGACGCCTTCCGCTACGGAAGGAGTGCCCTGTGAACGCCGCGAAGTCGGACGTCTCTGCGCCGGACACCTTTGTGCCGAACGTCCGCCCCGACTGCACCGATGAACTAACCGCAGCGCTGCTCCGGCGGATCATGGTTATCGACGGCGCGATGGGCACCGCCATTCAGCGCGACCGCCCGGACGAAGAGGGTTATCGCGGTGAGCGGTTCATGGAATGGCCGACCGCGCTGCAGGGCAACAACGACCTGCTCAACCTGACGCAGCCGCACATCATCGAGGGAATCCACCGGGAGTACCTGGAGGCGGGCGCCGACATCCTTGAGACGAACACGTTCAACGCGAACGCGGTCTCGCTCTCGGACTACGACATGGCCGACCTCAGCTACGAGCTGAACTACGCCGGAGCTGCCCTGGCGCGCGCTGCCTGCGATGAGTTCAGCACCTCGGACAAGCCCCGATACGTCGCCGGGGCTCTCGGACCGACGACGCGGACCGCGTCGATCTCGCCGGACGTCAACGACCCCGGCGCCCGCAACGTCTCCTACGACCAGCTTGTCGCTGCCTACCTCGAAGCCCTCAACGGATTGGTCGACGGTGGCTCTGACCTGATCATCATCGAGACGATCTTCGATTCGCTGAATGCCAAGGCGGCGGTGTTCGCCGTCGAGACGTTGTTCGAGGAACGCGCACGCCGCTGGCCGGTGATCATCTCGGGCACCATCACCGATGCCTCCGGCCGGACGCTGTCCGGTCAGGTCACCGAGGCGTTCTGGAACGCGATCAGGCACGCGAAGCCGATCGCGGTCGGCCTCAACTGCGCGCTGGGTGCGCCGGAGATGCGGCCCTATATCGCCGAGGTGGCGCGCATCGCGGACACCTTCGTGTCCTGCTACCCGAACGCCGGCCTGCCCAACGCCTTCGGCGAGTACGACGAGTCCCCGGAAGCCCAGGCCGGCTACATCGCCGAATTCGCCGAGGCCGGCCTCGTCAACTTGGTCGGTGGCTGCTGCGGCACGGCGCCGCCGCACATCGCCGAGATCGCCAAGGTCGTCGAGGGCGTGAGACCGCGCGAGCTGCCGGAGATCGAGTTGGCCACCCGGCTCTCGGGCCTGGAACCGCTCAACATCACCGACGACTCGCTGTTCGTGAACATCGGTGAGCGCACCAACATCACCGGCTCCGCCCGGTTCCGCAACCTGATCAAGGCCGAGGACTACGACACCGCGCTGTCGGTCGCGCTGCAGCAGGTCGAGGTCGGTGCGCAGGTCATCGACATCAACATGGACGAAGGCATGATCGACGGCGTCGCCGCGATGGACCGGTTCACCAAGCTGATCGCGGCCGAGCCGGATATCAGCCGCGTCCCGGTGATGATCGACTCCTCGAAATGGGAGGTCATCGAGGCCGGCCTGAAGAACGTGCAGGGCAAGCCAATCGTCAACTCCATCTCCATGAAGGAGGGCGAGGAGAAGTTCATCCGCGAGGCACGGCTGTGCCGCAAGTATGGCGCCGCCGTCGTGGTGATGGCCTTCGACGAGCAGGGGCAGGCCGACAACCTGGAGCGCCGCAAGGAGATCTGCGGGCGTGCCTACCGGATCCTGACCGAAGAGGTCGGCTTTCCGGCCGAGGACATCATCTTCGACCCGAACTGCTTCGCGCTGGCCACCGGCATCGAGGAGCACGCGACGTACGGGATCGACTTCATCGAGGCGTGCGCCTGGATCAAGGAGAACCTGCCCGGGGTGCACATCTCCGGCGGTATCTCGAACGTGTCGTTCTCGTTCCGCGGTAACAACCCCGTCCGCGAGGCGATCCACGCGGTGTTCCTGTTCCACGCCATCAAGGCCGGCCTGGACATGGGCATCGTCAACGCCGGCGCGTTGGTGCCTTACGACTCGATCGACTCCGACCTGCGCGACCGGATCGAGGACGTCGTCCTGAACCGTCGCCCGGACGCGGCCGAACGGCTCCTGGAGATCGCCGAACGGTTCAACAGCACGGACAAGGCCGAGGACCCGGTGGCGGCCGAGTGGCGCAGCCTTCCTGTGCGCGAACGGATTACGCACGCCCTGGTCAAGGGCATCGACGCCGATGTCGACGCCGATACCGAGGAACTGCGGGCCGAGATCGCCGCGGCAGGTGGTCGCCCGATCGAGGTGATCGAGGGCCCGCTGATGGACGGTATGAACGTCGTCGGCGACCTCTTCGGCGCGGGCAAGATGTTCCTGCCCCAGGTGGTGAAGTCGGCCCGGGTGATGAAGAAGGCCGTGGCCTATCTGCTGCCCTATATCGAGGCGGAAAAGGAGCAGTCCGGTGCCGCGGCGAGTAAGGACACCAACGGCACCATCATCATGGCGACGGTGAAGGGCGACGTCCACGACATCGGCAAGAACATCGTCGGGGTTGTCCTGCAGTGCAACAACTACGAGGTGATCGACCTCGGTGTGATGGTGCCCGCCCAGAAGATCCTGGACGCGGCCAAGGAGCACAACGCCGACATCATCGGGCTGTCCGGCCTGATCACGCCGTCCCTGGACGAGATGGTCAACTTCGCCGTCGAGATGGAGCGTCAGGAGCTGAAGATCCCGCTGCTGATCGGCGGCGCGACCACGTCGCGGGCGCACACCGCCGTCAAGGTGTCGCCGCGTCGCAGCGGTCCGGTGGTCTGGGTCAAGGACGCCTCCCGCTCGGTGCCGGTCGCCGCGGCGCTGCTCGACGACAAGCAGCGGCCCGCCCTGCTGGAGGCCACCGAGAAGGACTACGCGGCCCTGCGGGAAC is a window from the Mycobacteroides salmoniphilum genome containing:
- a CDS encoding non-ribosomal peptide synthetase; this encodes MDISRDEIRSTIAELVGLMPAEISDADDLIMLGLDSIRMMTLAGGWRKRGSGITFAQLAASPSVASWHELLDGGETGPTVEAVQPGLAVSDVEEAPFPLATMQHAYWIGRSEDQELGGVAAHLYVEFDGGAIDAERLRLAVDRLVAAHPMLRTRFLPDGTQQTLSIPGRDVFSVVDLRGHAGAEVEAALTELRERKTHQRLAIEDGQVLDVTLTLRDETSSRLHLDVDMLAGDAMSYRVLVSDLADLYHGAAQPELGYTYRRYRTEERGDEPARERDRQWWSERLEDLPGAPELPTVPVSERTEPHRTVRYDYWLEPRAKQQLLAAAHQRGITPAMAMAAVFAETIGGWSAQSRFLLNVPLFHRESVHPDIDRVIGDFTSSIMLDVDLTDQMSVADRARALQRSMYESGAHSAYPGLNVLRDLGRHRGEPVLAPVVYTSALNLGELFATSVIETFGEPVWIISQGPQVLLDAQVTEVRGGLLLNWDVRESAFPDGMVDTMFARYTDAVAALCAGDDGWNADAAVRLPASQAEVRRTVNATGGPVTGRRLHEGFFDFAKTHPGASAVVWGFGDEDGVWTYGDLAAQALAVAGALRAGGVQPGDAVAVQLPKGRDQILAVLGVLAAGAVYVPIGFDQPAQRRAAILETGGITLALTAPTAAGSDMPIDQLPVDAARQYQEPLEAPVLPDASQIAYVLFTSGSTGTPKGVDVSHAAAMNTIDALNDEFGVVSSDRALGLSALEFDLSVYDIFGMFSVGAAVVAVDAAQRAEATTWVELLRRHRVSIINCVPGLLDMILEIGGSELGDSLRAVILGGDWVSADLARRLAAQVRGCRFTGLGGATEAAIHSTICEVVGDPPERWATVPFGVPLRNVRCRVVSQAGRDCLDWVPGELWIGGDSVAAGYRNDPERTAQRFVEYDGLRWYRTGDMARYWPDGTVEFLGRADHQVKIRGYRVELGEVESALRLVPGVRHAVAAIVGGDAPNLVAAVVSTPDGSVDYAALLGDLLPGYMIPTRIELLEHMPLTSNGKMDRRAVTALLEQASTMSAGSGPRHDLDAALVDLAAGVLGVESIGVHDDFFAQGGDSVLATAVIARVRDWLSVDHALVGDFFATRTIAGLADRLLKREAENGTPDRLAVVAGHYLEIAAMTDEEILAGTT
- a CDS encoding SagB family peptide dehydrogenase, with product MSALTYPAGTRFALRDGATCLVTAAGAILLNPPRNEKLTGLSQQQRRVLKTLNSGPSTFAELITDADSDAIEALIARLLEGGWLSLKVRDDKHDLYAVECFGVPAPQPTDAASSGVHLSKFSVLHRDSRGYVLENPLSWCDIRIHDLRLLPLLGGPGRAGADLGEDLIARFQADLRWGGFVVSNSDEENHEFPSVSWSASDLWFHRRSTLGERTITWDHFGPTKWAKGKFPQPAARKPDYPGSPVALPAPDLAALRAGDPTLTTVIEDRVSVRAFDDANPITIEQLSELLYRTARTRGVRSESEGEELLSRPYPSGGSVYELELYPVARNVAGLAPGMYHYDSFEHVLRPVADADSTAVKQLLKSTSATLEGGAEPQVLLVMGARAGRVMWTYEQVAYSAILKHVGVLMQTIYLAATAMGLGACAQGFGDTAAFTAAAAVPELQECSVGSMVLGTPASS
- a CDS encoding alpha-hydroxy-acid oxidizing protein, translating into MNFGDFQLQFYAAGALGKVSTLPFTFAELESRAEQTLGEGIFGYVRGGAGDEHTQDANAAALRRYGLVPRMLRDRTTRDMSTSFLGRELASPVFICPVGVLGAVRDRGDLLTAAAARELDVPAMYSTLSSATLEEVAAERGDSYGIFQLYPSSDAELTDSFIRRAEAAGYDALAVTLDTGTLGWRPRDLAHGYLPMLHGHCLANYTSDPRFLEIAGVRSAGELAPMHAGLVWASLFSHPGLTWADIDRYRELTKLPIILKGICDVDDVRQAVDRGIDAIAYSNHGGRQANGGIPAIDGLAAAVQAAGSVPVTFDSGVRDGIDVLRAVALGASLVGIARPYVYGLALDGTNGVKHVIQSLLAEADLTMAVNCYLSLDELAVQRLS
- a CDS encoding PAC2 family protein — its product is MIRLSNPFSASRNSSPSRRAYAGTVTLSDTAQNGLPVLRDPVVVAAFEGWNDAGDAASAALEHLDTTWQATPLMTIDDEDYYDYQVNRPIVRLVEGVTRELEWPGMHISYCSPPGSQRDVVLMHGAEPNMRWRTFCNRLLAIADRLNVSTVVILGALLADTPHTRPVPVSGTAYSPDAAKFFGLEETRYEGPTGIAGVFQDACVNAGIPAVAFWAAVPHYVSQPPNPKATVALLQRVEDVLDVEVPLGDLPEQAEEWEQAVSEMTTEDEEIAEYVQSLEERGDAEVDTTEILSKIDGDALAAEFERYLRRRGPRFGG
- the metH gene encoding methionine synthase: MVIDGAMGTAIQRDRPDEEGYRGERFMEWPTALQGNNDLLNLTQPHIIEGIHREYLEAGADILETNTFNANAVSLSDYDMADLSYELNYAGAALARAACDEFSTSDKPRYVAGALGPTTRTASISPDVNDPGARNVSYDQLVAAYLEALNGLVDGGSDLIIIETIFDSLNAKAAVFAVETLFEERARRWPVIISGTITDASGRTLSGQVTEAFWNAIRHAKPIAVGLNCALGAPEMRPYIAEVARIADTFVSCYPNAGLPNAFGEYDESPEAQAGYIAEFAEAGLVNLVGGCCGTAPPHIAEIAKVVEGVRPRELPEIELATRLSGLEPLNITDDSLFVNIGERTNITGSARFRNLIKAEDYDTALSVALQQVEVGAQVIDINMDEGMIDGVAAMDRFTKLIAAEPDISRVPVMIDSSKWEVIEAGLKNVQGKPIVNSISMKEGEEKFIREARLCRKYGAAVVVMAFDEQGQADNLERRKEICGRAYRILTEEVGFPAEDIIFDPNCFALATGIEEHATYGIDFIEACAWIKENLPGVHISGGISNVSFSFRGNNPVREAIHAVFLFHAIKAGLDMGIVNAGALVPYDSIDSDLRDRIEDVVLNRRPDAAERLLEIAERFNSTDKAEDPVAAEWRSLPVRERITHALVKGIDADVDADTEELRAEIAAAGGRPIEVIEGPLMDGMNVVGDLFGAGKMFLPQVVKSARVMKKAVAYLLPYIEAEKEQSGAAASKDTNGTIIMATVKGDVHDIGKNIVGVVLQCNNYEVIDLGVMVPAQKILDAAKEHNADIIGLSGLITPSLDEMVNFAVEMERQELKIPLLIGGATTSRAHTAVKVSPRRSGPVVWVKDASRSVPVAAALLDDKQRPALLEATEKDYAALRERHAQKSERPMLTLEKARANRTPIEWAGYTPPVPAQGLGVREFLDYDLAELREYIDWQPFFNAWEMKGRFPDILNNPVSGETARKLYDDAQEMLDTLIKEKWLTANGVIGFFPANAVGDDIEVYTDETRTEVRAKLFNLRQQGEHRDGIPNRSLGDFIAPKETGANDFIGAFAVTTGLGSAEKIVAFKAANDDYNAILLESLADRLAEAFAERMHQRVRKEFWGFQPDEQLDNEALIGEKYRGIRPAPGYPACPEHTEKSTLWELMDVKERTGIELTESMAMWPGAAVSGWYFSHPQSQYFVVGRIAQDQTADYAKRKGWTLQEAERWLGPNLGYNPED